A genomic segment from Pseudomonas sp. S09G 359 encodes:
- the hldE gene encoding bifunctional D-glycero-beta-D-manno-heptose-7-phosphate kinase/D-glycero-beta-D-manno-heptose 1-phosphate adenylyltransferase HldE encodes MKLSMPRFDQAPVLVVGDVMLDRYWHGGTSRISPEAPVPVVKVEQIEDRPGGAANVALNIAALGAPASLVGVTGDDEAADSLANSLRGAGVRALFQRIAHQPTIVKLRVMSRHQQLLRIDFEEPFATDALALSGQVDELLEGIKVLVLSDYGKGALKNHQVLIQAAKAKGIPVLADPKGKDFSIYRGASLITPNLSEFEAIVGGCADEHELVTKGATLMADLDLGALLVTRGEHGMTLLRPGHPAMHLPARAREVFDVTGAGDTVISTLAASIAAGEELPHAVALANLAAGIVVGKLGTAAISAPELRRAIQRSEGSERGVLTIEQLLLAIDDARAHNESIVFTNGCFDILHAGHVTYLEQARAQGDRLIVAVNDDASVSRLKGPGRPINSVDRRMAVLAGLGAVDWVISFPEATPENLLAQVKPDVLVKGGDYSVDQVVGADIVSAYGGKVKVLGLVENSSTTAIVEKIRNNE; translated from the coding sequence ATGAAGTTGTCCATGCCGCGATTCGATCAAGCCCCTGTCTTGGTGGTCGGCGATGTCATGCTCGACCGTTACTGGCATGGTGGTACCTCACGGATTTCCCCTGAGGCGCCGGTGCCGGTCGTCAAGGTCGAGCAAATCGAAGACCGCCCGGGCGGCGCTGCCAACGTTGCCCTCAATATTGCCGCCCTCGGCGCCCCGGCCTCCCTGGTGGGTGTGACCGGCGACGACGAAGCCGCCGACAGCCTGGCCAACAGCCTGCGCGGTGCCGGCGTGCGCGCGCTGTTCCAGCGCATTGCCCACCAGCCGACCATCGTCAAGCTGCGGGTCATGAGCCGTCACCAGCAATTGCTGCGTATCGATTTCGAAGAACCCTTCGCCACCGACGCCCTGGCCCTCAGTGGCCAGGTTGACGAACTGCTCGAAGGCATCAAGGTGCTGGTGTTGTCCGACTACGGCAAAGGCGCCTTGAAGAACCACCAGGTGCTGATCCAGGCCGCCAAGGCCAAGGGCATCCCGGTGCTGGCCGATCCCAAGGGCAAGGACTTCTCGATTTATCGCGGGGCCAGCCTGATCACGCCGAACCTCAGCGAGTTCGAAGCCATCGTCGGTGGTTGCGCCGATGAGCACGAGCTGGTCACCAAGGGCGCCACGCTCATGGCCGACCTCGACCTGGGCGCCTTGCTGGTGACCCGTGGCGAGCACGGCATGACCCTGCTGCGCCCTGGCCATCCGGCGATGCACCTGCCGGCACGGGCCCGTGAAGTGTTCGACGTGACCGGCGCCGGCGACACGGTGATTTCCACCCTGGCGGCCTCGATTGCGGCTGGCGAAGAACTGCCCCACGCGGTGGCCCTGGCCAATCTGGCGGCGGGCATCGTGGTCGGCAAGCTGGGTACCGCCGCGATCAGCGCGCCTGAACTGCGCCGCGCGATCCAGCGCTCCGAAGGCTCGGAACGTGGCGTACTGACCATCGAGCAATTGCTGCTGGCGATTGACGATGCCCGTGCCCATAACGAAAGCATTGTGTTTACCAACGGCTGCTTCGACATCCTGCACGCCGGCCACGTGACGTACCTGGAGCAGGCGCGCGCCCAAGGCGATCGCCTGATTGTCGCGGTTAACGACGATGCGTCGGTCAGCCGCCTCAAGGGCCCTGGCCGCCCGATCAACAGTGTCGACCGGCGCATGGCCGTGCTGGCCGGCCTGGGCGCGGTGGACTGGGTGATCAGCTTCCCGGAAGCGACCCCGGAAAACCTCCTGGCCCAGGTCAAGCCGGACGTGCTGGTCAAGGGCGGCGACTACTCCGTCGACCAGGTGGTTGGCGCCGATATCGTCAGTGCCTACGGTGGCAAGGTCAAAGTGTTGGGCCTGGTTGAGAACAGCTCGACCACCGCCATTGTCGAGAAGATCCGCAACAATGAGTAA
- a CDS encoding NAD-dependent epimerase/dehydratase family protein: protein MSNAEKWVLITGGAGFIGSHLVDALLAKGYAVRVLDNLSTGKRSNLPLGNPRVELLEGDVADAALVARAAVGTTAVVHLAAVASVQASVDDPVSTHQSNFVGTLNVCEAMRKAGVKRVVFASSAAVYGNNGEGASIDEDTTKAPLTPYASDKLAGEHYFDFYRRQHGLEPVIFRFFNIFGPRQDPSSPYSGVISIFSERAQQGLPIAVFGDGEQTRDFMYVEDLVDVLVQAIEAPDAPLGAINVGWNRTTTLKQVLQALEEAVGSLPTVTYGPARSGDIRHSRANNQRLLASFKLPEPTPLKVGLERLLNG, encoded by the coding sequence ATGAGTAATGCTGAAAAGTGGGTTCTGATTACCGGCGGCGCGGGGTTCATCGGCTCGCACCTGGTCGACGCGCTGCTCGCCAAGGGCTACGCCGTGCGGGTGCTGGATAACCTGTCCACAGGCAAGCGCAGTAACTTGCCGCTGGGCAACCCGCGCGTTGAGCTGCTGGAAGGTGACGTCGCCGATGCGGCGCTGGTGGCGCGTGCCGCCGTCGGCACCACGGCGGTGGTGCACCTGGCGGCGGTGGCCTCCGTGCAGGCGTCGGTGGATGATCCGGTCAGCACGCACCAGAGCAATTTCGTCGGCACCTTGAATGTCTGCGAAGCCATGCGCAAGGCCGGCGTGAAACGCGTGGTGTTTGCCTCCAGCGCCGCGGTGTATGGCAACAACGGCGAGGGGGCTTCGATTGATGAAGACACCACCAAGGCGCCGCTGACGCCCTATGCCTCCGACAAGTTGGCCGGCGAGCATTACTTCGATTTCTACCGTCGCCAGCATGGCCTGGAGCCGGTAATTTTCCGCTTCTTCAATATCTTCGGGCCGCGCCAGGATCCGTCCTCGCCGTACTCCGGGGTGATCAGCATTTTCAGCGAACGTGCCCAGCAGGGCCTGCCGATTGCCGTGTTCGGCGACGGCGAGCAGACCCGCGATTTCATGTACGTGGAAGACCTGGTCGACGTGCTGGTGCAGGCCATTGAAGCCCCGGACGCGCCCTTGGGTGCGATCAACGTGGGTTGGAACCGTACCACCACGCTCAAGCAGGTGTTGCAGGCATTGGAAGAAGCGGTGGGCAGCTTGCCGACGGTGACTTACGGGCCGGCGCGATCGGGGGATATCCGGCATTCGCGGGCGAATAACCAGCGGTTGTTGGCGAGTTTCAAATTGCCCGAGCCTACCCCGCTGAAAGTCGGCCTGGAACGCCTACTCAACGGCTAA
- the msbA gene encoding lipid A export permease/ATP-binding protein MsbA, which yields MSDAPPKADQESSLKIYLRLLGYVKPYLGMFMLSIVGFVIFASTQPMLAGILKYFVDGLSNPDVVFLPKIPLFKDLKLLMAVPLLIILIAAWQGLGSFLGNYYLAKVSLGLVHDLRVSLFNKLLVLPNRYFDTHNSGHLISRITFNVTMVTGAATDAIKVVIREGLTVVFLFGYLLWMNWKLTLVMLAILPLIAVMVSSTSKKFRKQSKKIQVAMGDVTHVASETIQGYRVVRSFGGESYEEQRFAAASQSNTDKQLRMNKTGAVYTPMLQLVIYTAMATLMFLVLLLRGDATAGDLVAYITAAGLLPKPIRQLSEVSSTIQKGVAGAESIFEQLDEVPEVDGGTVERDRVSGRLDVRNLSFTYPGTEREVLKNISFSAAPGQMIALVGRSGSGKSTLASLIPRFYHHEAGEILLDEVEIEDYRLRNLRRHVAQVTQHVTLFNDTVANNIAYGDLAGAPRADIEKAAADAYAMDFISELPNGLDTDVGENGVLLSGGQRQRLAIARALLKNAPLLILDEATSALDTESERHIQAALDKVMKGRTTLVIAHRLSTIEKADLILVMDHGEIVERGTHLELLAMGGYYSRLHAMGLDEPATANIT from the coding sequence ATGAGTGACGCACCGCCCAAAGCGGACCAGGAGTCCAGCCTCAAAATCTATTTGCGGCTGCTGGGCTATGTGAAACCGTATCTCGGCATGTTCATGCTGAGTATCGTGGGCTTCGTGATCTTTGCGTCTACCCAGCCCATGCTCGCCGGGATCCTCAAATACTTCGTGGATGGCCTGAGCAATCCCGATGTGGTGTTCCTGCCCAAGATCCCGTTGTTCAAGGACCTGAAACTGCTGATGGCCGTGCCCCTGCTGATCATCCTAATCGCGGCGTGGCAGGGCCTGGGCTCTTTCCTGGGTAACTACTACCTGGCCAAGGTTTCCCTGGGGCTGGTGCATGACCTGCGTGTTTCGCTGTTCAACAAACTGTTGGTGCTGCCCAACCGCTACTTTGATACGCATAACTCCGGCCACCTGATTTCCCGCATCACCTTCAACGTGACCATGGTGACCGGTGCCGCCACCGATGCGATCAAAGTGGTGATCCGCGAAGGCCTGACGGTGGTGTTCCTGTTCGGCTACCTGCTGTGGATGAACTGGAAACTGACCCTGGTGATGCTGGCGATCCTGCCGCTGATTGCGGTGATGGTGAGCAGCACCAGCAAGAAATTCCGCAAGCAGAGCAAGAAGATCCAGGTGGCGATGGGCGACGTGACGCACGTGGCCTCCGAGACCATCCAGGGCTACCGCGTGGTGCGCAGCTTCGGTGGCGAAAGTTATGAAGAGCAGCGTTTCGCCGCCGCCAGCCAGAGCAACACCGACAAGCAACTGCGCATGAACAAGACCGGCGCGGTCTACACGCCGATGCTGCAATTGGTGATCTACACCGCCATGGCGACGCTGATGTTCCTGGTGTTGCTGCTGCGCGGCGACGCTACGGCGGGTGACCTGGTGGCGTACATCACTGCTGCGGGCCTGCTGCCCAAGCCGATCCGCCAGCTGTCGGAAGTCAGCTCGACGATCCAGAAGGGCGTAGCGGGTGCCGAGAGCATCTTCGAGCAGTTGGATGAAGTGCCTGAGGTCGACGGCGGCACCGTGGAGCGTGACCGCGTCAGCGGTCGCCTGGACGTGCGCAACCTGAGTTTCACCTACCCAGGCACCGAGCGTGAAGTGCTCAAGAACATCAGCTTCAGCGCAGCGCCTGGGCAGATGATCGCCCTGGTCGGCCGCTCGGGCAGCGGCAAGTCGACCCTGGCCAGCCTGATCCCGCGCTTCTACCACCATGAAGCCGGGGAAATCCTGCTGGACGAGGTAGAGATCGAAGACTACCGCCTGCGCAACCTGCGCCGGCACGTGGCCCAAGTGACCCAGCACGTAACCCTGTTCAATGACACCGTGGCCAACAATATTGCCTACGGCGATCTGGCGGGCGCACCACGTGCCGACATCGAAAAAGCCGCGGCAGATGCCTATGCCATGGACTTTATCAGCGAGCTGCCAAATGGTCTGGACACCGACGTGGGCGAAAACGGCGTGCTGCTTTCCGGCGGCCAGCGTCAACGCCTGGCGATCGCGCGTGCGTTGCTGAAAAACGCCCCGCTGCTGATCCTCGACGAGGCTACTTCGGCGCTGGATACCGAGTCGGAGCGGCATATCCAGGCCGCGCTGGACAAGGTCATGAAAGGCCGCACCACCCTGGTGATCGCGCACCGCTTGTCCACCATCGAGAAAGCCGACCTGATTCTGGTGATGGATCACGGTGAAATTGTCGAGCGTGGTACGCATCTCGAACTGCTGGCCATGGGCGGCTATTACTCGCGCCTGCACGCCATGGGCCTGGATGAGCCGGCAACGGCCAACATCACCTGA
- a CDS encoding aldo/keto reductase, which yields MSLPTLHDLHRPLGSTGLLVSPLGLGTVKLGRDQGVKYPNGFTIPDDDAARMLLRQARQLGINLIDTAPAYGMSEERLGPLLRDQRKDWVIVSKVGEEFENGVSSHDFSAAHTRMSIERSLKRLETDFIDLVLVHSDGNDLHILNDCEVYQTLAELKREGKIRGFGFSGKTVEGGVKALEQGDCAMVTYNLNEQAEKTVIDYAAAHGKGILVKKALASGHVCLEPGMDPIRASFMLLFAQTGVASAIVGTINPLHLAHNVATAAQVIRQL from the coding sequence ATGAGCCTGCCGACCCTGCACGACCTGCATCGCCCCTTGGGCAGCACTGGCCTGTTGGTGTCGCCACTGGGCCTGGGCACCGTCAAGCTCGGCCGCGACCAGGGGGTGAAATACCCCAACGGCTTTACGATTCCGGATGACGACGCCGCGCGGATGCTGCTGCGCCAAGCCCGTCAGCTGGGGATCAACCTGATCGACACCGCGCCGGCCTATGGCATGAGCGAGGAACGCCTGGGGCCGCTGCTGCGTGATCAGCGCAAGGACTGGGTGATTGTCAGCAAGGTCGGTGAAGAATTCGAAAACGGCGTGTCCAGTCACGACTTCAGTGCGGCCCACACCCGGATGTCCATCGAGCGCAGCTTGAAACGCCTTGAAACTGATTTTATCGACCTGGTGCTGGTGCACTCCGACGGCAACGACCTGCATATCCTCAATGACTGCGAGGTCTACCAGACCCTGGCCGAGCTGAAACGCGAGGGCAAGATCCGTGGTTTCGGCTTCTCCGGCAAAACCGTCGAGGGCGGCGTGAAGGCTCTGGAACAAGGTGATTGCGCGATGGTCACCTACAATCTGAACGAACAGGCGGAGAAAACCGTCATTGATTATGCGGCCGCCCACGGCAAGGGCATCCTGGTGAAAAAAGCCCTGGCCAGCGGCCATGTGTGCCTGGAGCCTGGAATGGATCCAATTCGTGCCAGTTTCATGTTGTTGTTTGCGCAAACGGGCGTCGCCAGTGCTATTGTCGGGACCATTAATCCGCTGCACCTGGCCCATAACGTGGCGACCGCTGCCCAAGTCATTCGTCAACTCTGA
- a CDS encoding O-antigen ligase has protein sequence MQASRWAQVWMIFGLLWFLLAIAFAPTNKIYQQGLTLFLWLPAVVFAWSARERLKEVWREQRWMCLMVAALAVWGAVSLLWTNTEDPSRETKRLLYIGMFLLFFPVLACGQSERVIRVMQWGGFGLALSSLVAIIKFYGVEHNAWSARLEGLGQLSHPILGAYVIGVAAVWLLHWLPRGRWMQVAWVLSIGLLGLFVVLSQSRGAALALLLTVVAMPAWCRDRRTAVIAIGAVVAAVAVFFAMQSLMLARGVSYRPQIFMSALQMISEHPWTGLGLGGDYKVLADGLYFDHSHNLFTHITIELGLPGLLLWCGLWFGVLWQAWKARDTLYGKGIIGIWVFSFLAMQFDAASLTGTPRAEWFISWLPIALASVLVWARAKPDACDKVRVLSNQ, from the coding sequence ATGCAAGCAAGTCGTTGGGCGCAGGTATGGATGATTTTCGGGTTACTTTGGTTTTTGCTGGCGATTGCCTTCGCGCCGACCAACAAGATTTATCAACAAGGGCTGACGTTGTTTCTCTGGTTGCCGGCCGTGGTGTTTGCCTGGTCGGCCCGTGAACGGCTCAAGGAGGTCTGGCGCGAACAGCGTTGGATGTGCCTGATGGTCGCGGCGCTCGCGGTGTGGGGCGCGGTGAGTTTATTGTGGACGAATACCGAAGATCCTTCGCGTGAAACCAAGCGCCTGCTGTACATCGGCATGTTCCTGCTGTTTTTCCCGGTGCTCGCCTGTGGCCAGTCCGAGCGGGTGATTCGCGTGATGCAGTGGGGTGGTTTCGGCCTCGCGTTGTCGTCGCTGGTGGCGATCATCAAGTTCTATGGTGTGGAGCACAATGCCTGGTCTGCGCGTCTCGAGGGCTTGGGCCAGTTGTCCCACCCGATCCTGGGCGCCTACGTGATTGGCGTGGCGGCCGTCTGGCTGCTGCACTGGCTGCCCCGTGGCCGCTGGATGCAAGTGGCGTGGGTGCTGTCCATCGGACTCCTCGGCCTTTTCGTGGTGTTGAGCCAAAGCCGTGGTGCGGCACTGGCTCTGCTGCTGACTGTGGTCGCAATGCCCGCCTGGTGCCGTGACCGGCGCACTGCAGTGATCGCCATCGGCGCGGTCGTGGCGGCAGTGGCAGTGTTCTTTGCCATGCAGTCGCTGATGCTGGCCCGTGGCGTTTCGTACCGGCCGCAAATCTTCATGTCTGCCCTGCAGATGATTTCCGAGCACCCGTGGACCGGCCTGGGCCTGGGCGGAGATTACAAGGTGCTGGCGGATGGGCTTTATTTTGATCACTCCCACAACCTGTTCACCCACATCACCATCGAACTGGGCCTGCCCGGCCTGTTGCTGTGGTGCGGGCTGTGGTTCGGCGTGTTGTGGCAAGCCTGGAAGGCGCGCGACACGCTCTACGGCAAGGGCATTATCGGTATCTGGGTGTTCTCGTTCCTGGCCATGCAGTTCGATGCGGCCAGCCTCACCGGCACGCCGCGGGCCGAGTGGTTTATCTCGTGGCTGCCGATTGCGCTGGCCAGTGTTTTGGTCTGGGCGCGGGCCAAACCCGATGCTTGTGATAAAGTTCGCGTCCTATCCAATCAGTGA
- a CDS encoding sulfotransferase family 2 domain-containing protein yields MLQRLFWKLLPKHQRVFLLGRLSVVDRQAVNKSLSGVVTLNPAFERHKCVFIHVPKCAGSSVCSALLEGRWPGHLPYYWYQQQFPQHCERSFKFAFVRDPLERAYSAYTYLRGNHMGARDLHAQALVSSYRDFDHFVAGWLHPDNLRRQLHFAPQTDFLVDQMGHMAMDFLGRQESLEQDFRHLCERLGVNSSLPHLNVSLGRRSEPVKEFCTLRTRRLVRRAYQRDYEVLGYE; encoded by the coding sequence ATGTTGCAACGACTGTTCTGGAAACTGCTCCCGAAACACCAGCGGGTGTTTTTGCTGGGGCGTTTGTCAGTGGTGGATCGCCAGGCAGTGAACAAATCCCTGTCTGGGGTCGTCACGCTCAACCCCGCTTTCGAACGGCATAAATGTGTGTTTATCCACGTGCCCAAATGCGCTGGCAGCAGCGTGTGCTCGGCACTGCTCGAAGGGCGGTGGCCAGGGCATTTGCCGTACTACTGGTACCAGCAGCAATTTCCCCAGCACTGCGAGCGCAGTTTCAAGTTCGCCTTCGTGCGTGATCCGCTGGAACGTGCTTACTCGGCCTACACCTACTTGCGCGGCAACCACATGGGTGCCCGCGACTTGCACGCCCAGGCCCTGGTCTCCAGCTACCGTGATTTCGACCATTTTGTGGCCGGCTGGCTGCACCCGGACAACCTGCGCCGCCAATTGCATTTCGCGCCCCAGACCGACTTTCTGGTCGATCAAATGGGCCACATGGCGATGGATTTTCTCGGGCGCCAGGAGTCACTGGAGCAAGACTTCCGACATCTGTGCGAACGCCTCGGGGTGAACTCATCCCTGCCTCATCTGAATGTTTCCCTCGGGCGCCGTAGCGAGCCGGTCAAGGAGTTTTGCACCTTGCGCACGCGCCGCCTGGTCCGGCGTGCCTATCAACGTGATTACGAGGTCCTGGGTTATGAATAG
- the cysC gene encoding adenylyl-sulfate kinase, with translation MNSQSLAGGSASIRPFALSLSVAARAALKHQQPCCLWLTGLSGSGKSTLANALEVQLNEQGRHTFVLDGDNLRSGLCNDLGMSDAARKENIRRIGEVARLMVDAGLIVIVSAISPFSADRATARALFGPGQFYEVYINTPFDVCARRDPKGLYRAALEGRIKAFTGLDSPYEAPLAADCTINTDAVELADAVEHILAALFKK, from the coding sequence ATGAATAGCCAGTCGCTTGCCGGTGGTTCCGCTTCCATCCGTCCCTTTGCCTTGTCGTTATCGGTGGCGGCACGGGCCGCGCTCAAGCACCAGCAGCCTTGCTGCCTGTGGCTGACCGGGTTGTCCGGGTCCGGTAAGTCGACCCTGGCGAATGCGTTGGAAGTGCAGCTAAACGAGCAGGGGCGGCATACCTTTGTGCTCGATGGCGACAACCTGCGCAGCGGTTTGTGCAATGACCTGGGCATGAGTGATGCGGCGCGCAAGGAAAATATCCGCCGCATCGGCGAAGTGGCGCGGCTGATGGTGGACGCGGGATTGATCGTGATCGTCTCGGCGATTTCGCCGTTCAGCGCCGATCGGGCGACCGCACGGGCGCTGTTCGGGCCGGGGCAGTTTTACGAGGTGTACATCAACACGCCGTTCGACGTGTGCGCGCGGCGCGACCCCAAGGGCCTGTACCGCGCGGCGCTGGAAGGGCGCATCAAGGCCTTCACCGGCCTGGACAGCCCGTATGAAGCGCCGCTGGCGGCCGACTGCACAATCAACACCGATGCAGTCGAACTGGCCGACGCCGTGGAGCATATCCTGGCGGCTCTGTTCAAAAAATGA
- a CDS encoding FAD-binding oxidoreductase, whose protein sequence is MPSVISTDILIVGAGVAGLWLNARLRRQGFSTVLVENATLGGGQSVKSQGIIHGGAKYALHGALTGASEAIADMPRRWREALAGSGELDLSGVRLLSEAHYLWSPGTIAGNLTSFFASKAVRGRVDQVKGDDLPPALQDRRFKGKVYRLAELVIDVPSLIERLAQLAGDGLLAGQHIEPLLEGDSLVGLKVDGREIRAQRIVLSAGGGTAELLAALGLSQPAMQTRPLHMIIAKGPGLKPLYAHCLGGGTKPRITVTTHPAADGNWVWYMGGDIAEADGVARTPEEQIATAQKELAQLLPWIDMSQTRWATLRVDRAEPFQSGLSRPDNAFVAEQGRLLVGWPTKLALAPDFADRVINSLERDGIRPSASEPLPALPTPAIGQPAWEQLLP, encoded by the coding sequence ATGCCATCCGTTATTTCCACCGACATCCTGATTGTCGGCGCCGGGGTTGCCGGCCTCTGGCTGAATGCGCGCCTGCGCCGCCAAGGCTTTTCCACGGTACTGGTGGAAAACGCCACCTTGGGTGGCGGGCAAAGCGTGAAGTCCCAGGGGATTATTCACGGCGGTGCGAAATACGCCCTGCACGGCGCCCTCACCGGCGCCTCCGAAGCCATTGCCGACATGCCGCGCCGCTGGCGCGAAGCCCTGGCCGGCAGCGGTGAGCTGGACCTGTCCGGCGTGCGGTTGCTGTCCGAGGCGCACTACCTGTGGTCGCCAGGCACGATCGCCGGCAACCTCACCAGCTTCTTCGCCAGCAAGGCGGTGCGCGGCCGCGTGGACCAGGTCAAGGGCGACGACCTGCCGCCGGCCCTGCAAGATCGGCGCTTCAAGGGCAAGGTTTACCGCCTGGCCGAATTGGTCATCGACGTGCCCAGCCTGATCGAGCGCCTGGCGCAACTGGCCGGGGATGGCCTGCTCGCCGGGCAGCACATCGAACCGCTGCTCGAAGGCGACAGCCTGGTGGGCCTGAAGGTCGATGGCCGCGAGATCCGCGCCCAGCGCATCGTGCTGAGTGCCGGCGGCGGCACCGCCGAGTTGTTGGCCGCGCTGGGCCTGAGCCAGCCGGCCATGCAAACCCGGCCGCTGCACATGATCATCGCCAAGGGCCCTGGCTTGAAGCCGCTGTACGCCCACTGCCTGGGCGGCGGCACCAAGCCGCGTATCACCGTGACCACCCACCCGGCGGCCGATGGCAACTGGGTGTGGTACATGGGCGGCGACATCGCCGAGGCCGACGGGGTGGCGCGCACGCCTGAAGAACAGATCGCCACTGCGCAGAAAGAGCTGGCGCAGTTGCTGCCATGGATCGACATGAGCCAGACCCGCTGGGCGACCCTGCGCGTCGACCGCGCCGAGCCGTTTCAATCGGGGCTGAGCCGCCCCGACAACGCCTTTGTCGCCGAACAGGGCCGCCTGCTGGTGGGTTGGCCGACCAAACTGGCGCTGGCGCCGGACTTCGCCGACCGGGTGATCAACAGCCTGGAACGCGACGGCATCCGCCCAAGTGCCAGCGAGCCCCTGCCCGCCCTGCCAACGCCGGCTATCGGCCAACCTGCCTGGGAGCAACTGTTGCCATGA
- a CDS encoding metal ABC transporter ATPase, whose protein sequence is MPRTLIRKNPSNFKTLPLHVEATPEGLSYQSVGMPLNFAQTLQRRKPVEVADPERFVLELANLGVSVRLTLHWQNKDYWVLVRQRRQDRGDVVLKLISGYVPAHELNLPLHTAIQEIAEECLLETPEGWLSGRFNDTWLPAPYAAALHYREALPFRLSPLSGAARPVRCATTQLIERPRAYVHLPTASLQLIYDLRLEVPKEAKSLSLFHVDERLEGDQLVARLDRQRPDLYLMPLKDGQPLAELYTVKKDQLYPASTRGLYLAESFAQQEGWLVREERIRWKDWLRQQGLAAPEKESKLKRLAQRVLRKIVPKKKVKG, encoded by the coding sequence ATGCCGCGAACGCTCATAAGAAAAAACCCCAGCAACTTTAAAACACTGCCGCTGCACGTCGAAGCCACCCCCGAAGGCCTCAGCTACCAGAGCGTGGGCATGCCGCTCAACTTTGCCCAAACCCTGCAACGGCGCAAGCCGGTGGAGGTGGCCGACCCCGAGCGCTTCGTGCTGGAACTGGCCAATCTCGGCGTGTCAGTACGATTGACCCTGCACTGGCAAAACAAGGACTACTGGGTGCTGGTGCGCCAGCGTCGCCAGGACCGGGGCGATGTGGTGCTCAAGCTGATCTCTGGCTACGTGCCCGCCCACGAATTGAACCTGCCGCTGCACACCGCCATCCAGGAAATTGCCGAGGAGTGCCTGCTGGAGACGCCTGAAGGCTGGCTCAGCGGGCGCTTCAACGATACCTGGCTGCCGGCGCCCTACGCGGCAGCCCTGCACTACCGCGAGGCGCTGCCGTTTCGCCTCAGCCCGCTGTCCGGCGCCGCGCGCCCGGTGCGCTGCGCCACCACCCAGCTGATCGAACGCCCACGGGCCTACGTGCACCTGCCGACGGCGTCGCTGCAATTGATTTATGACTTGCGTCTTGAAGTGCCGAAGGAAGCCAAGTCCCTGAGCCTGTTCCATGTGGATGAGCGACTCGAAGGCGACCAGTTAGTCGCGCGCCTGGACCGCCAGCGCCCCGATCTGTACCTGATGCCACTGAAGGACGGCCAGCCGTTGGCCGAGCTGTACACCGTGAAGAAAGACCAGCTGTACCCGGCAAGCACGCGGGGTTTGTACCTGGCCGAAAGCTTCGCCCAGCAGGAAGGCTGGCTGGTGCGTGAGGAGCGCATTCGCTGGAAGGATTGGCTGCGCCAGCAAGGCCTGGCAGCGCCGGAGAAAGAATCGAAATTGAAGCGCCTGGCACAGCGGGTGCTGCGCAAGATTGTGCCGAAGAAGAAAGTTAAAGGTTAA
- a CDS encoding toluene tolerance protein, with amino-acid sequence MIEGARILEKDSYGPKVYLLSDGNILKLFRRKRLFSSALFRPYSKRFIDNVAQLQARGIPTLTVLAFFQLAAPGMTAVLYRPLPGETLRQISNQEGFEWESNLGPLVALIRRLHGAGIYFRSLHLGNIVVTPDNEMGLIDVADMRFLRAPLNPELARRNLQHFARYIAREKLNDRFPMQALEQALLAA; translated from the coding sequence ATGATTGAAGGCGCCAGAATCCTGGAAAAGGACAGCTACGGGCCGAAAGTCTACCTGCTGTCTGACGGAAATATCCTCAAACTTTTCCGGCGCAAACGGCTGTTTTCGTCGGCACTGTTTCGCCCCTACTCCAAGCGGTTCATCGACAACGTGGCGCAACTGCAAGCGCGTGGCATCCCCACCTTGACCGTACTCGCGTTCTTTCAACTGGCAGCGCCCGGCATGACCGCCGTGTTGTATCGCCCGTTGCCGGGGGAAACGCTGCGGCAGATTTCCAATCAGGAAGGCTTTGAATGGGAGTCGAACCTCGGCCCGCTGGTGGCACTCATCCGCCGCTTGCATGGCGCAGGCATCTACTTCCGGTCCTTGCACCTGGGCAATATTGTCGTAACGCCAGACAATGAAATGGGGCTGATCGACGTGGCTGACATGCGCTTTCTGCGCGCGCCGCTGAACCCGGAACTGGCACGGCGCAACTTGCAGCACTTCGCACGCTATATTGCGCGCGAGAAGCTGAACGATCGCTTTCCAATGCAAGCATTGGAGCAGGCACTGCTAGCGGCATGA
- a CDS encoding multidrug efflux SMR transporter, with translation MNAAYCYLAIAICSEVIATVSMKAIKGWSTPIPLLLVIVGYGVAFWMLTLVVRTVPVGVAYAVWAGMGIVMVSIAALFIYGQKLDVPAMLGMGLIVLGVVVIQLFSKTAGH, from the coding sequence ATGAACGCCGCCTACTGCTACCTGGCCATTGCCATCTGCTCGGAAGTGATCGCCACCGTTTCCATGAAAGCCATCAAGGGCTGGAGCACGCCGATCCCATTGTTGCTGGTGATCGTCGGCTACGGCGTGGCCTTCTGGATGCTGACCCTGGTGGTGCGTACCGTGCCGGTGGGCGTGGCGTATGCCGTGTGGGCCGGGATGGGCATCGTGATGGTCAGCATCGCAGCGCTGTTTATCTACGGGCAGAAGCTGGATGTGCCGGCGATGCTCGGCATGGGCCTGATTGTGCTGGGCGTGGTGGTCATCCAGCTGTTCTCGAAAACCGCCGGGCACTGA